From a single Zygotorulaspora mrakii chromosome 2, complete sequence genomic region:
- the SPT2 gene encoding Spt2p (similar to Saccharomyces cerevisiae SPT2 (YER161C); ancestral locus Anc_8.224), with translation MSFLSKLASLRKSAPAAPIIPNNINTKKDETKEHSLLPQNYIREADPAVQRLKELRRKELLQKGELTTKKKRDSRTSGTRRSKNDDNGATETRFKRKPSNNTALEANRNVAVARKKTEPVKKMSFQELMKQAENNAKEPKVKSDEVSGHKLHLKGLREKSPILNPAKSVELKKSSANERNRKPSSQHLTRHRTVSPEISSLVKIKASQVGLAQPNKKIREKLESKRQDRMHKRREQEYESDMDDFIEDDEEDDGKQSSHDVGFDRNEIWAMFNRGKKRSDYAFDDYEDDDMEANEMEILEEEERARKMARLEDKREEEWLKNHDREKKRRKATR, from the coding sequence ATGagttttttatcaaagCTAGCAAGCCTGAGAAAGTCGGCGCCCGCTGCACCAATAATTCCTAATAATATCAACACTAAGAAAGATGAGACGAAGGAACACTCTCTGTTGCCACAAAATTATATAAGAGAAGCGGATCCGGCTGTTCAAAGACTTAAGGAGTTGCGGCGCAAGGAGCTTTTGCAGAAAGGAGAGCTTACCACCAAGAAGAAACGAGATTCCAGAACATCTGGCACCAggagatcaaaaaatgacgaCAATGGCGCAACGGAAACGAGATTCAAACGGAAGCCTAGTAATAATACAGCATTAGAGGCTAACAGAAATGTAGCCGTCGCTCGTAAAAAAACAGAGCCagttaaaaaaatgagtttCCAAGAATTAATGAAGCAAGCAGAAAACAACGCCAAGGAACCGAAGGTTAAGAGTGATGAGGTCAGCGGTCACAAGCTTCATTTGAAGGGATTACGGGAGAAATCTCCTATACTGAACCCCGCAAAAAGTGTCGagttgaagaaatcgaGCGCAAATGAGCGAAATAGAAAGCCATCTTCACAACACCTAACGAGGCACCGTACCGTTTCACcagaaatttcatctcTCGTAAAAATTAAAGCTTCACAAGTGGGTCTAGCACAACCTAATAAGAAGATAAGGGAAAAGCTTGAAAGTAAAAGACAAGACAGGATGCATAAAAGACGAGAGCAAGAATATGAAAGCGATATGGATGACTTCatagaagatgatgaagaagatgatggGAAACAATCGAGCCACGATGTGGGATTTGATAGGAATGAAATTTGGGCGATGTTCAATAGAGGAAAAAAACGCTCAGATTACGCATTTGATGAttatgaagatgatgatatgGAAGCAAACGAAATGGAAATTttagaagaagaagaaagagctAGAAAAATGGCACGATTAGAAGATAAACGTGAAGAAGAATGGCTCAAGAATCATGATcgagagaaaaaaaggcGAAAGGCAACGCGATAG